The following DNA comes from Rhipicephalus microplus isolate Deutch F79 chromosome 6, USDA_Rmic, whole genome shotgun sequence.
aatgtcagttgagccctccacaacggtgcacacgtgtagctctggcatatgaagctccaatttgaattagagccatttattgtggggagaaattttgagcacaatttaattatggtattttaagaccttcccctatcccttgtggaaagggcgggggaaggacaagtgtcttcctcacgtcaataactaagccggtatctgctgcatgtgttacatttgtaaaattaacaagctagacatgaactggcattgcttgaatatgttcatgaatacatacatttctgcttgcagcactgcctaaggaacgaaagccaccaaaagaaagaactgtgcctgcaccctccagcaacgagaccaacaaatctcctcctggtctgcgtcaatatccagctgcagttaaaactaccctagagaccccacaaaaccacgccgttcctgaatctacacggcaaggaacatcgtgttatgggcacgacaccatggaagttgacgacgccgttgttgaactgtcagcgaacactagtgatgcagattcaagagaagttaatgcagcggctggtgagacatcaaattctactgcagaatcagcagaactgaagaagaagcttgctgaccttacaagaaagtactctgaacttcagcaacatcatgacacagccaagaacaccattagtggtctcaagaaaaaagtgcaaaaactcgagactgaggcaacaaatatttcgcaaaatatgaaatttctcaacgacgatcaagtacgcgctctctcaaggagcagcagcttggggaactcttggtctccgcacactgtcaagcaaggccttcaaattaagtttgcttgtggaacaaccggatatgaaactttgagaaaaatgggatatcctctcccatccaaaagaacgctcgcacggaggattcaaaatttgaagtttctcccaGGCGTTCTTCACGAAGTGATAGACGTTATGAAATGCAAAGCCGAGACCATGGAGGATGTAGAAAAGGACTGCGTCCTTTTTTTGGATGAAATGGAGATAGTGCCGGGGTTTGAGCTAGATCGGGCTGAAGACGCACTTCTCGGAGGAATAACTCTTCCTCCGAAGCCTGAAGAGCCTGCGGTTCATGCTCTGGTATTTATGTTGGGCGGACTTAACCAGCGATGGAAGCAGGTGATTGCATATGAATTTACCGGAAGAAACATCGATGGCGGCTTGCTGAAAAACTATGTGTTGGAACTAGTACAGCTGTGCAGTCAAATATATCTGAGAGTTCACGCAATCACATGTGACATGGGCTCGGCAAACCGCGCAATGTGGAGGGAATTCGCCTTTTCCAGTCACAGAGATTCTTCCACGGTGTGATCCATACCTCATCCGTGCATGGACGGGAAggaactttttttcattgctgatccggctcacgtcttgaagaacctcagaggccagctcttgagctcagaagttttcacgttgagtgaggccacagttgccaaacatggcctgccttcttcacaagtcaacttggaatatgttcaggctgtgctcgaagaagattctaaaagagaactgaaggtagccccaaacttatccgaaatgcacaccagcgcaggccacttcaccaaaatgaaggttggtgtcgctgtacaactttttcgggaagctcccccagctatcagattccttataaaggaaggagttcttaaacaggaagcagaaacaacagcttggttcatggagctgatttcaaaatggtatgcactgatgtcttcgcggcatccaacactggccccgagtcggagaagtagggctaagtactccgaagccctagatacattacacacagcaatagaaaccatcagaactatgaaaatgggtgccacatcccattggaaaccgtcgcaagcaggtgtactcatatcaactacagttgtacttcgcctccaagacgttcttttaggagacgaaggctatgagttttttcttacgagcaggctcctgcaggactgcttagagaacctcttttctgtggtgcggcttatgaagccggttcccaatgcctacgatctcaagtgcgctctgagactggtgagcgtaagccaatttttgcatacaccgaggacgaccagctacgagcttgatgacagggagtacctggtggacctgctatcccaggggaaggaagcctgcgtcgagaaggaagctcaagaaatcgatgattcagagattttgttcatcgaaggattgtcgtccacagaatgcagtattctcttttaccaaggaggatttattttgaagggaattttgacatctgtgaagtgcgcaaaatgcaaagatgctctccttggaactgccaacgacgagcatgcttcgctgacagcactgaaagagtacgtttcagatggaggcaacctcatctaccccagcaagggagttatgaaagccttgatagactatgaggagcattttgctgccataaactcttggtgcacggacaaagtagtcacgatgaagtcgccgcttcgttcactcaccgcatacctaaacaaggtgcaccgccgcagcttgtgtgtatgcgcggagcacgaggacagtatataccgactgctcacagagaggtacgcaagaataaggctgcgcattcaccttcggcaggttccagtcgggagttgcaatggacatgcaagcaaaacatgtgccggcgtcaacctctcatgagaaatggacacgccaagataagctgtatgcttaaaaggtttcggctcacgtgggcacgcttttgactcttgcattttttatttttaaacatttcatttcgtactgcatttggtttgtcttgtatctgactttgattttcactagtgggacaacgcagcattaaggcgcacaaataaatggcctgttcactgaaatcgtgggtgtcgtttcataaaggtacactggtaaagcatgttactctcgggtatgctgcctgcacagtgcatgaaatggtgaggcaggggaaggtggtaccgaatgtcagataatgtgtgtgtgtgtgcgtgtgtgttatatatacacacacacgcaagtatataaagtacagcgattcctgcctttgctattcggctgattcacaaagacccaaatattgcattcctttcagcaagcgtagtaataaaagttcatgcgcccctccgtcttaacgacgacaacggtttaacgcgaatctttctggtgtgggagttcgtggctcatttcattcagtctatgtcagcccctggcgcattgtacaagcacaggccaccagtttgtatgacgtgcgttgttccatttaacaattaggcaacaacagcactaagaggtgtccaagttgcaccaaaaaaaaaagctcgccaacgagtacttctttcctaccatacgcgagcaccgcaagcggtaatgcgcttcgcatgctgccccactacggcaggagccgtaatggcggccgtcgtagcagacgacgcggctgtcctcaccctcagcggagcgcgcgggcatcaaggcaccctagccAGCGTGCCGCTTTTCACCTCTCGGCGGCGAAGACGCGCGTCATGCCGCGGCGGCACGCCTCCCGCTAGTGTGCTCGTACCCTAATAAAAACTCCTTATTTTGCCATCAGATGTAAGGTGAGCAGCCAATGAGGGGCGGCCGCCggcaaaataatgaaaaaaatattcGGCCAGATGTCATGTGACTGAGCAGCCAATGAGGAGCGACCGCCGgcacaataatgaaaaaaatattcGGCCGGCGCCGGCAGAATAGACACTTTCCCTATTTTGCTGTCCGATGTCATGTGACTGAGCGGGAGCGTCTATTTGCACCTCAACAGCTCGGGGTCACGTGACCCTAGTTGCAACGTCACGTATGACGTCATTGGTTAAAGCGATCGGCTTCAACTGGCTATGTCTTATTGTGACTACGTCTTGTTAAGCGACTCTAAGGTTGCTAAGGTtacgtgataaaaaaaaaaaagagggaaggcTTGTTTTGTTGTCATGGTTCGCGAATCCCCCAGCGTGGTTGTGTGCCTATAGTTTCTAGGATCTACTCTACTCTACTACGCGTGGTCGTCATCCACGCTGCGTAGTTCGTTGGCGGCTTGATTATGGCAGATGAAGCAATCGTACGATCGCATCTCCTGGACTTTGAGAGTGGCGAACACAACTGGCGTGGATACGTGAAGACCGATCAAGAACTGGAGCACCTAGAAAGAGCCCTTCTCGGCCTAGGAGTGTCATTCAAGGTGACATCCTCCAGGAAACATGCCGAAGAAAACCTACATAAGGCAGGAAAGCGTAAGTATATAAGCGTTGATTATTAAAATCTAAGGGCATTTCTGCTTTTTTTGTGATTGTTTAGCCATTTTCACGAGTATTACTAAGCGCGGTGATATGTACATGTACCTTACGCAGTTCTGTTAGGATAAGAAGTCTGAGTTTTCTTCAATAAAACTAGTTGTTAGAAAGCGCTTGTCCGGTGTGTATCTCTTCTTTGTCCCTGTGTTTTCTTGCGCGCTTCTCAAGGATAAAATCTGCGTTCCTTTGCGAACCCCATAGTTCACTATACCTCCGGGATTGACGCGCGTGCACCATTAGACAAAAGGGAGTGTCTAGcgttacgtctagacgtaacgaCAGCAGCCGTTGCAGTTACGTCTTTACGTAAGATTAAAGTTACGTCCAGCGTGACAACAACACAAATGCAGTCTGTTAGGCTCGCTGAACCGATCGTCTCCAGTGGCGCAGAGGGTAATGCGTCGTGCTCGAAACTGCGAGGACGTTGGTTCGAACCTCGCTGCTGtgctacacttttttttcttttcgttttttttttctttagttcttCCCGGGCgccgtaatatttttttttaaggaaaTCGCCTTGGATAATTATTAAACTCAAGTGTGCATTGTGAAGCAGACGGTGGACGTAACCTTAGCAGCTGATTATCGTTACGGCTGGACGTAACTACACCTTACGCAAGAGCTACTTCTAAACGTAACGATAGGAGCCGTTCCAGTTACGTCTGGACGTAAGAATAACGAGTCTTAAAGTTACGTCCAGCCTCCAGCGTGACAACAACACATATGCAGTCTGTTAGACCCACCGAACCGATCAGCTTTAGTGGCGCAGCGGGCTATCTATCGTCATGCTAACGTGTCGTGTTCGGAACTGGGAAGACCTTCGTTCGAACCTCGATCTTGtcccgttttttctttctttcttttaaatgcggagcatttcttagccgCACCTGTGGCGTCGGCCGCCGTCCACGCCCCCACTGCGCACGCTCGGCTCGTGCAGGCAGCAAGCCTCTCCTCTCCCTCCCTCGCACGCTCGGCTCGTGCCGGCAGCAGGCCCCTCCCTcgcatctcccccccccccctcttcctcgctcgcgctgcacaaccgttcaacgcaggcagcgtctgctagaggTGCACGCCTCACGAATCAACTGCCACAAAAGCGTTTAGAATCTGTTGAGTACGAGTGGAGTTAGGTTTGTCACACTCTGTAGGCACTTCCTCTCTTATTACGTCTCCACAAgcacgctggaagctaagcaggggaaTTTCGCACAGGAAAAAGAAGTTATGTCATGCGCATGTgagcgctttcttttcttcgagcacatGGTTACCTTCAGTATGATAGTGAGCAAGCGCACGGGCATATCGCGTTGCCTGTGGCAGCTTCTGTGACTGCTCGATGCTCAAACCAGCCAGTAGCTGTGGACTTGGGTTTATTGTATGGTCATATGGGCTtgtggcatcatttgtcgagagaagaacgAGCGGTTTCTAGCCGACTTTGAGAACGAATTGTAAATTCCATGCCGTGTGCTGCACTATAATGCTTGGTTTACATGTTCTCGGGAGCACCGACTACCagttggcagcgttttctgactatgccCGAAATGCGTTGCAGGGCCCAACTTTAGGGTTGGATGAAGCCAATTTTCGCTGTAATACATAATCTTGAAGGCCACGTTTTGGAGCAGTTTCTCTACTTGTAGCATAGCTGTAGCAATTACTGCAGTGTTCCCAGTACTATGTAGTAATGAGCTAAATTCACTGTTCACTGAGAAATGGCATTTTTGTGATATTAGTCTGTCTGAATGTTCCACTATTAGTGCTCTTGTACATAGTGCACTCAACAGTTAATGACGTTCCTTGGTGGTACAACCTACGAGTTCGTAGGGCATTCGTCTTTATTGCCAGAGCTAAAATAGAAGCAGACTGCATTCAAAGCACTATGTCTGTGCTGATCAAGCATGTTAACAACACCTTGCATTATATTATAATGAATGCTACACAGTAAAATTtgtaaagcaataaaaaaaattgtgttcaATGTTTCTGCAGTGAAGCTTATGTTCTCCATCAACCGGGGAGCTGTGCCTCTGAACTTGCAGCTGCCCTTCAGAGTACTATCATTGACTGACAAAGGGTGCCTGTATGGAAAAGACAAGCACTCACACAAAGGTCAATCAGAGGACTCTGTAAGTAAATGAATTAAGATTGTTGTGTACAAATGAGACTACTGTTGAATGCTTATAAAAGTGATTTCAGCCAGCATTAAAAGTTTCTTTCGACCACAGTGATTTCGCTGAAAGATATTTTTATGTACATCATTTTATCACTATTGAATGTGTGGGATCTTTGGCACTTGCCACCAGCCTGTTCCTGACCAGCTGTCCCCTGGTCCTCCCTGCTGTGGTCTCGTTCCTGCCTTCGGCCCTGCAGCCACCTCCACCCTGCCTAATCCACCTGACAGCCTCTAAAGTCGCCTCGGCGGCTGGTTCGCCCACTCAAGCTTTGGCCCAGGCCCGAGCGTGGTCGCTCCGGCTTCCGTTCCTGGCTGTCTGCTGTTCCGGCCTGCCGTTCCTGTGAGGCCCCCATCCCAGCGACTTTCGGCAGTTGGCTGCCACACGCAACTTGCAGCCACGCCTCGTACGTTCCCGGCTGCCAACCTCTCCAGACCGGCGAACTTCAAGCAGGCTAGCTGCCCGCCCTTGTTGTGCAGTCTACCCCGTTACTCCTGGGCTGTGGACCTTCTCCAGGCAGTATGCTCTCCCTGGTGGTGGAACTTTTGGTGGGACGTTAAGTGTGACCATGGCCGACCTATGGACTCGTATCTTCGGGAAGACGACATCACCCTTTTGGACTTTGCCCCGTTTGCCAGTCCCCTTGCGGCTGAGCTGACCTTGCCACTTGGCCTCGGACAGCCTCTTTCACAGGCTGGCCTCGGTCTTTAGGAGGGGGGAATGTGGGAATCGAGCGCGCCGTCCCCTttggcgcctcgttccccagctagCGTGTGTGTTGGCCCCGCGCGGCTCGAGCGCCGGGAACCGCTGCTAATCGGCAGTATGGCGACCACGGTGGTGGCGCCAGGCCTCTTTGTCTGGTGCGAGCCATGTGTCGGCTTCCCGGCGCGCGGCACACGTCCGGGCATGTCTGGACAAGCCACCGCGCTAGCTTACATCACTGTGCAACGCCTGTCCTCATTGGCCGCCAGTGACAACCCCCTTCCCCCTGAGCTCGCTTCTGTCTGGCGCGGGCTTGCCCGCGTCAGATGCTCTCAGGCCCgcacgagaggttgacgcgctgctctggcaggcggcttctcgttcgtgcacTCGACTGCTGCCCCTTTGTGTAATAGTCGTAGCGCCACTGGCAAGCGTACATGATCGGTCTTGGGAGTTACCCTGACGGCCCGCAAACCCATgattgtcgcactgtgctgcatcttgggttaataaacccgtgtTTGTTGACAACCTGCCTCGAGTGCCTTTTCTGCGCCGTGTTGGAGAGTCGACGAACCCAGCTGCAGCGTCTTTGTTCGCTGCGGCAGTGGAGAACGTCGCGTCCCTGCCCGGTCGCCTCGTAGGTTAAGCGtcgtgcaaacctatctccacacacTTAAGGAACAAAGGACACAGTACATCACAGTGCAAACCAAGAAATAGGCATTTATTTGCACCTTTTACACAGCAAGCCCGCTAGCGGAGTTATACAAATAATAGCATGTCAGTGTAACACGCTGTAGAATCGACAATGTTTGACTCACCATGCCCAGTTAAGCAGCGAGTAAAGTTTAACCCTGCAAGAAAGCCAAGCATATGCAGTTTGGGGTCATGTATCACAAATAGAGGTGTATTCGGGTCAATGGAAAGGAGCCTGTGGAGCTCCTTATGACATGCAATGCGctccaaagaacaaaaaagaggcaTTCATTCCTTTGGGCCCTACGTGTCCTCACTATCAGGTAGCACCACTGTGGGGGAGCTGGCTGACAAGGCATGTAAACGCTATCAGGGAACGAGAGCATCCCTACATCCCCCAGCAAAGCACACACTATGTATGTGCTCTGTGAACAGGAGGCAGTTCATGTGGCGTAAATGTCATTATAGCATGTCCGTGCACTGGCGACACCACCCCTTGTTGATATCACTGGCATTTGGTGCTTGTCAAGCCCTGTATCCACACCTAGACAGGTGGCTTGTCTGCAGACTCAATGACAAAACACCAGGTCAAGACTGCTCAAAGGCAATGCAGTAGTGCTGTCTGCATTAACGTGCCTTGCCGCCAAGACGGCCAGAACAGCTGGCTCCTGTTGCAGCTGCCAAGGGTTGCGTGCTTTCATGTGGGCACTTTTATTGTGTTACCGTACATGCACACAATAGCACATAtattaaaaaaagtgtcttccTGGTACGATGTGCAGGTGATATTCCCAGCACCCCAAAAATTGGTAGTGTTGTGTATTGAAAAGGTAACATGCAGAGCAGTAATGAAGGGCACTAGAGGTGCAACATGTAACATCAAACATGTCAAGAAATTTTTTTAGTGCAAGTTAGAAGTTTGTAGAATCCCTCTGTCCTGCCGGGCACCCTACATTGGACAGAAGAGCAGGTGCCTCAACAAAAGGCTTCAGGAACACAAGAATTTATGCAGTAGAATTTAAATCGACGGAAATCTTGCTCAGCACTGCTCTGCCTGTAAGTGTAACCCGAATTTCAGAGACAACTATTTTGGTATACAGCAAGGACAAAATTAAAAGAACAATTGTAGAAACATCTTGTATGCTGCTGGAGAAGCTAACCGCATGCATGAGCTTTCCGTCCACAGCACTTACAGACAGGCAAGTGGCATTTCTAGGAAAACAAAGATAATTTTAAATGCTGCACATGTTTCACCTTGATTTTGATAAGGCATTTTTTAAATGTTAATTTCCAAGAGataaatgcaattttttttttactcttagcaTTCATGTTTGCTTATTCGCAGTTTGCCCACAGCGCCCTCTTTTGAATTTCAAGTCTTTGCCCTCCCCTTTTTGGTGTTTTTGTTTCATTAAATCAATTGTTAGAGATacactttttgtgtctcattCCTGTCGGCACTCTAACTTTGCGGCACTGCCTTTATCTTCCACTATGTTGCAACTAGCCCCTACACAAGCTCTTCTGAATCCGAATCTTGATTTTCGTGCTCCAAAAGCAACATTTTGCTGCTACAAAAACTGCTTCAAATTCTATTTTGGCTATTGCACCCCTGCACATGTTCAGATTATGAGAAACTAGTAAAAACTAGTTTGGTATTTCAAGAAAGCCAATGTATGCAAAAAAGCTGGCAAACAATTTCTTCAGTTAATTGAACAGTGGAACATTTTATACTGCATTATATCATGTTTACCCTCAAGCATAAAAAACAAGTTGCTCCCTACTGCCATCTAATAAAACGCTACAATGAATAGCTTTTGCATTTTTTTAATGCTCATTGCATGGCTTCCACTCAGATGGCAGACAATGGAGGCCAACCTGATGTGGACTGGACAGCAGAGACGTTcaagaaaaaaagagtgaaacTCCAAAGCACAAAGAAGAAGGGATGCACAGCAACTATGCACATTAAGAAGGTTGAGGTGTTCCCAGACTTTGAGGTATGAATATCCATTAAATGGCGGCCATTCCATCTACATTATCTAGTTTTCTGTTCAATGCATTCAATGTGCATGCTGTTCAACTAAAGAGCTTCATAAATATTCTAACCCAAGATGTAGTATAATAAGCCTCTGTTTCAAGTGTTTCACCATACTTGTCACACCTTCGTATTGCATCTTGCGGTAAATGGTGCGAAAGCAGGACTCGGAAtagcacaaaagcactgccctcATGTTTTGTTATATTCTCAGCTCTCATATATAGCACTCTTTGCCAACACAAGACCTATTCATGGTGGGTTACGGCCGACATATATCTACCTCGTGGAGATCATTCAGGCTTGTGCACAATGTCCTAGCGActatattaacgcgatagcgttagagagctcgtttcgcataaATCCCGTCGCCGACGTCGGTAACAGCGTcgcctgtgagcgaaaaatcgagaaaggtgcaaataaaataaacaataaaaatcttCGGTCCCATTGAAGATCGAACCCGGggccatttgcgtggcaagcaggcgtcctaccacaaagccacgatgttacttgcaactgctttggaaaaaaacactacataaatgtcatgtagtggaaggagtctccttaacgcattttgtttggcAGGTGTCGcgacgaaaatgagcccattcggcaatttgtaggcgcattggcgaggccatcaaactacgttttTTGCGCGACGCCATGCTTCGAAAaaagccgggatagtgcagccatcgccgctaaaaacacagaCGAACTTCCAAAGAGCtccaaaaatggacaactatgtccatctagcggaaaacatatcaagCCAACGCCTCCTTTCTAGAGgaggcattgatcaagcaaacagtaaaaattagataatgtgctgccatctgcgaGGCATTGTGAGAAATATGTCTTGACTAGCACAGGGAAGTGCTTTAGATCGAAAACTTGTACCATTACTATAGATACATCGCGCGCGCgtctatgtgcgtgtgtgtgtaacaacacacattaataagtatgcacttagtggttgaagtgcgcactaggggccagatttcgctgttgcgttcaactcttaaaggcgaagcttaaaggtcccccaatttttttggCATGCTTGTGATCACTAGTGAATTAGGTGCAGCAATAACACTTCACAATGCTAGCTGTATTTCACTATGTTAACAGCGGTGACATTACTGTAAAGTCTGCATATCTTATGGTAGTGCTACTTATTTGCCAAGAAAAGTGCCTTTGAAAAAATTCTTAACATGTTTGCGTAACTTGTTCTCTTGATCGCCCTTAGATTGCAGTGCAAGGATGTACGAAGAACCGGATCACCATGCTGAAGTCTGCTGCATTGACTAACTTGTCACAACAACTTAATGAAGACAATCCACCAAGGTCAGAAATGCGACTTTACGTCACAATAACAAAGATGTCATGCCACACAGAACATGACTTTGGCAACTTCATGAAGTATGGACAGACGGTGGACCACAGTATTATTGAAAGAATTAATGACCTCGTTCAGGAAGGCATTACGTCTGTGCATGAAGTGAAGACATGCCTTCGCTACTATGTACAGGACGTGCTCTTCAATGGCAAGGAAAAACCTGATCTAGATTACAGAGCATTTTACCCGACATCCAAAGACATCCGCAACCATATTCAGGAATCTTTGAGGCAAGGGCGCTGTAGCAATCTGGATCAGGAGAATGTTGCAATGCTGGTATCTGCACTGGAGAGAGAAGAACCAACATCAAAGGTGCTCTTCCGGCCATATTGCTACACAAGTGAAGCAAAAACGACAATCCCCGAGGCCGACGATGACCAGATTAATGTAGAGGAGACCTTGGCAAAACAATGCGACAGGACCTTGCTGTTCTGCTATCAGTCTCGCTTCATGGCAGAACTACTAAAGCAGTATGGCAACAATGTGACATGCCTTGATGCCACAAACAAGACAACAGATTACAGCTTGCCACTGTTTTTCCTTGTTGTAAAAACACCCACGAATTACATGGTGGCAGGTGTTTTTGTGGTGCAGTACAAAACAAGTGCGTGCATCAGTGAGGCACTCAGTGTGTTTAAAAGCTGGGATCCTGAGTACTTGCCTAAGTATTTCATGGTGGACTTTTGCCAGGCTGAAATAAGTGCGATTTCTGAAGTCTTCCCACAGAGTGAAGTCATGCTGTGCAACTTTCACCGTGAACAGGCTTGGGAGAGGTGggtgaaaaagaaggaaaatgatGTCCCTCCAGACCAAAAAGATGCCCTGCTTGGTCTCTTTCGCAAAATAGCCAATTCAAGCAGCAGGGAGGAATTTGACGAGGCCTACAAATGTCTGAAGAACTCGGTTTTTTGGAGGAACGACAAAGTAGCTAGCTACTTTGAAACGCAGTGGATGCCAGCAGCCAAGATGTGGGTTCAATACCACAGAATGAAGTTTGGTGTCGTCGTTACAACAAACAACGGAACAGAGACACAGAACCGCATCCTCAAGGAGCATTACCTGAGGTGGAGTCACGGGAGAAGGAGCCTTTCGAGCCTTATTACAGTAGTGGTGAAAAAGTTTCTTCCAGAGAGACAAAGCGTCTTTATTCAGCAGAATGTAGAAAGATCGGCAATGTACCGCAAGTACCATGAATATGTGCCAAAGTACCTGCATAACAGACCTCCAAAAGTAATAAGGCATATCATGGCTCGTATCAACACAGCCTTAGACTATGAGCCTGAAGATGTTGCTGTATTTACTGAACCTGGCGTTTTTTCTGTGAAGTCAAGCAATCCAGGCTTGCTACACACGGTAAACTTCCATACACCACAGTGTACCTGCCAGGATTTTCTTCAACATAAATTGCCATGCAAGCACTTCTGTGCAATTTTTCGGTTTTTCAAAGAATGGTCATTTGAACAGCTCCCAAGAGAATACATTGAAGGCCCAATGCTAAGTTTGCACAGCAACATTCTCAGCACACCAGAAAGTGGGTGCATTTTACCGGCACTCTCTACCGAAGGCACAGATGACAACATTTTGCAGGTGCCCTCAGAAGAGGAATGTGTTGCTGAACTGCCAAAGAAAATCCGGGAAACTAGCAAGTTATCCAGGAGAATGATCACAGACACAGCCCACAAAATTACAAGTGTTGTCATCTACTGCAAagatgaaagaaagagaaaggaggcACATGAGCTGATGCTTCAAGCATACAACATTCTGAGAAGTGGGTGTGAGAGTTCAAGTAGTGGCTTAGTCATTCGTGGATCTCCGACAAAGGGTTGCTCTGGCCAGGCAAGCACTACACAACAAGCAAAACGAATCCGCCTAAAAGCACTCCAGCATGCAAGACGCCATGCGGAGAGCTGGAAAACAAGAGGCAGAGTAGGCAAGCAAGCCAGCGAACTTAGAGCAACATTTAACGTTGCACCATAAACGTCTGATGCTCGCGCGTGCACCCCTTCATCGAGGGataataatatctgaggttttacatcccaaaaccatgatatgattaggagaggcgtcgtagaggagggctgcggaaatttcaaccatctggtattcttta
Coding sequences within:
- the LOC119170737 gene encoding uncharacterized protein LOC119170737, yielding MADEAIVRSHLLDFESGEHNWRGYVKTDQELEHLERALLGLGVSFKVTSSRKHAEENLHKAGKLKLMFSINRGAVPLNLQLPFRVLSLTDKGCLYGKDKHSHKGQSEDSPVPDQLSPGPPCCGLVPAFGPAATSTLPNPPDSL